Sequence from the Gloeocapsopsis dulcis genome:
TAATGCTGATATTACTAGCTAGTTGAACCTCAGCAATCCGCGCTTCTTCCAGTTTTTTTTGCAACAAATCGACAGAGGCGGCAATGTCTTGGCGCTGGCGAGTCAAGGCGCTAAGTGCTTGCTCTTTAGCTGGAAGTCGATTAACGCGAGCCTGCAATTGTGCTTTGGCATCGCGCACTTGAGCTAGTTTAACTTCAAGTCCTGCACTCTCAATCTCGCTTAGGATGAGTTTTGTCGCCAGATCTTGGCTAACCGGATCGGATGCTATGTCGGCAGGACGGTTAGTTAAATTGTTCTGAGGCGACAGTTTAGACAGGTTTTGAGTGTACAGGGCGCGGGTAGCGTCCCGCTGTTCGATTAGCTTAATTAGAGTTGGATTGTTGTCTGTAAAGCGCTTACGAGCGATCGCTACTTGCGACTCCAGGTCTGCCAACTTAGCACGTAATTGCTTGAGTTCTTCATCTTGACCGGCGCGCACCATTGCGTAGGCGTTTTCGAGCGTGTCAGCGTCTGTTGTTTGTTGCAGCGATTTGTTACGCACCTTTGCATCTTGCAGTTGAGTGGACAAGGCCAGTTCTTGCCGGTCTAAATCTGCTAGACTTGTGACTAAATTTTGTGTTTGAGCGCTATCATTACCTTCAGAATCAGAGATAGAGACAATACCTTGGGATTGTTTATATTGTGCGATCGCCGCTTCAGCAGAGGCAAGTTGCGATCGCTTTTTAGGCAGTTCAGTTTCCAAAAATTCTCGTGCTGAGCGAGCTTGAGAGCGAATTGCTTCGGCATTTTCCTTCACTATTGCTCCTGCAACTGCATTAAGCACGCTAGAAGTCAATAAAGGATTTTGACTTTTATAGCTTATTTGCAAAATGTTAGTAGCGGGAATAGTGGTAACTTGCAAGTCTTCTTTGAGTGTTTCAGTTTTAGGAACATCTTTTACTCCCTTCAGGGAAACTTGAGTTACGGCTTGTACTAAAACTCGTTCGGAGCGAGCTAATTCTGCTTGAGTCGCAATTGGGTTAGATTCCCCTATTTCAGATAGTTGAGTGAGATCGCGACCAATGTCAGAAACGCTTAACTGCTTGTCGCTTAGCATAACTCGCACTGACGTTTCATACTTGGGTGGTGTGACAACCAGGTAGGCAAGCGAACCGCAAATAACAGAGACAAAGGTAGCTATAGCAGGCCAGTGATTCCGCTTAAAGACTGATGTTAGGGAAGATATGCTTTCGTGCATCACTCATAACCTTTATATACCAAAACCAGAAGAAAATACTGAGTTAACTGAAAGAAAGCCTGGCTGTGCAATTAACTTATCAAAACAAATCAATTTTGGCGATCGCGCCTGCTAAATACGATCTACCACTAGAGACTTGGAACACGTCACATTAATAACTGAGTCTTTATAGTAATGTAATTTTTTTAACATAAAATATCTTATGGGTATGTTTCTTGGAATCATCTTTGGACTTTGAAATAAAAGCATTGATTAATCTGTTTGAACGTTAAATTCTGGATCGAATGTGTTAGATGAGGTACAAAGACTTGAATACAATCTCAAGGTTTCAGTTGTAACGTAGCTCCAGTTATAGTTTGCCTGGATATAGCTTTTTGCATCTTTAACCATTGCTGATAGCTTTTGAAAATTACGGATTGCCCACTTTAAGTTATCGATGCAGGAGTCTAAATTTCCAGTTTGAAAGAGTATACCTCGTTCCTCAGCCAACAGTTGCTGATGTGGAGGAATATCGCTGGCAAGTACTGGAACACCCTCCTGCATTGCTTCTAGCATTGCCAAAGGTAGTCCCTCTAACTCAGAGGGAAGTACAAACAATCCAGCCCCCCGAACAATCTCTGCCAAGCGGTTGCCATGAAGCTCGCCAGGGAATATGATGTCTGTACTCTTCGCAGCTATGTCAACTAGCTCTAAGACGAATTGATTAGTATCGCTCACACCGCCAGCAAGAACGAGTTTCCACCCAGGTAGCTTAGCGGCTTGAAAGGCTTTAATCAGTAAATCGGGACGTTTTTCAGGTACTAGCCTGCCAAGGAAAAGGATGTAGCACTTTTGCTTTAAACCTAACGAGGTGCCATATAAAAAATTGGGATCTGATTCAGCCAATTTTGCTGGAGCATTGGGGATGTAAGTTGTCTCTCTACCATAAGTTTGCCTAAAGTAAGAACGCAGATCTTCTGAGACAACAACTAGGCGATCGGCGCAACTTACGGCAGTTTTCTCCCCTAACTGTAGTAACTGCGAGGAAGCTTTACTCCACTTAGCTCGCTGCCAGTCTAATCCATGACATGTAACAACAACTTTTGCAGAAGTGAATTTTGGTAGCCAGCTAAATAAAGCCGGACCTAAAGCATGAAAGTGAACGATATCGTAGTGCATTCTGCTAGAAGCAACTCCTGCAAGTGCAGAACAAAGTAAAGCATCTACCCCTTTGAACTTTATAGAAGGTAGGGGAAATACCCGAATGCCTTGAATATCGTAACGATGCAATGATTCAGTGTATGAGGAGCGGGCAAACAGGTCTACAGAGTGACCTTGCTCGACTATGCGAGAGTAGAGTTCTTGGCAGTGATGTTCAATCCCACCCTGCTTAGCTGGTAGGCCTTTCGCACCAATTACAGCAATTTTCATTATTCAACGTTATGTGAAATTTGTAGAACATTTCTGTACAGTAGAAACGAGGTTTTGCTGCTTCCAACGGTGCCACATATCACTGTAAACAGCACCCACTACGGTACTGGCACTGTAAGGTTCGGTAGCCCGAACACAAGCCTCGATGGGATAATTTTCAGCATGTAGTAGTACTTGGCGTAGGGCATCTGCAACTGCAACTGGAGTACGTTCTTCACAAATAACTCCACAATTGGCAGGAAGTAGTTTGGAAATTTCGCCACAGTTAGTTGTCACCACTGGCGTTCCACAGGCAAGCGCTTCAAGCACAACTAAAGGTAAACCTTCGTAAGCACTGCTTAAAACAAAGACATTGGTAGCCTGATGTAACTTTGTCAGTTCAGCTTGGATAACTGAACCCAACATTGTTATTCTTTTAGACAATCCAAGTCGCTCAACTTCAAGGCGTACATCGGTGGCTAATTCTCCATCACCAGCAATAAGTAGATGCACGTTCAAGTCAGTCAGAGCAGAAATAGCTCGGACTAAGAGAAGAGGATCTTTTTGAGGATGCAAGCGACCTGCAAATAAAATAAATTGAGTATTTGCTGGCAGTTCTAACTTTTGAGTTAAGGCAACTCTTTTTTCTTGTTGTTCTTCTAAAGATAATGGACAGAATGTTTGGCTATCTACTGTATTTTTGATGAAAGCAACGCGATCGGCAATGGTTGGATATTTCTGCTGATAAAGTTTTACAGATTCAGAGTTACAAGAGAGAATTTGGTTGAACTGCTTGACTAATAAACTTTCAAGCTGGAAATACGCTTGCGGAAATCGTCTCCAAAGGATCGCATTTGCATTTTCTTGAGACTGCATTTGCTTTTGAATATCATTATGAATAAATAAAGTTTTATCTCCTGACCAATGCAGCGTTGCCAAACTTGGTTCAAGACGATGAAAGTGCATAAAGTCAGAAGCAAAACAATGTCCTATAAGTGCTGCCGTGTATTTCAAGGTTGTAGGAACTAGACTTCTGAAATTGTCATTTTGCAGAGTAAAAAGAGGCATAAACTGTAGTTTTCTACCAGCAAGCTCAGCTTCTTGCCACTTTCCATTTGGTTGGGCTGGATCGTTACTAGTTCCAACAAGCCGAACCTCAAATTCATCCGGTGCATACTTAATGAAATTGCTAACCACTGTTTGGACACCGCCAATAGTGGAGTGCCAAGGATTAAACTGGTAAAAAATAGTTAAAACAGGTTTGCGCATGAATATAAAGCGTCAAGTCTGCTAATTACTTGAATAGGAGAACTTGTTATAGGTGTTAAGCCATCTATTGATAAGTATGCAAACAGCCTATTTGCGATCGCGTCTAAGAAAGTGAATGACTTAATGTACAACTTGTGTGATTTGTTTGTTTTTTGTTTGAGTTGAGTAATTCTTGAGTACCGATAATAAACCTCTTGCATAAATCACAGATCTCCTACGACTGAAATCGGGGCTACTCACACAAAGGTGACGAGCGCACACCTAAGAGTTTGATGAATAGTCCATGGAGGTGGAATTTATCTGTCTAGCAACGAATTTATTAGCACTCATATTCACGCAAACTGTTCAAAAAAGCCCTAATTTTAAGCACTTTGATTTAGGACTTTCTAACAAGTTACTACTTTTAGTTAAAGGCAATAACAAAGTTTTCTCAATTTGCTGCCGTACAGCAGAACTGACTGCACAACTGTTCCTCAAGCAATATAGTAGTAAATGTTGGATAGCATAGTATTGCTGAAGTAATTCTTTTTGTTGCTCATTAAACCGCCACTGATAACCGACATTGCGATACCAAATTATCTGAAACTTTAATTGATTAACCTGAGTACTCCACCATTCTTTTAGTGCGTCTTCATCTTGGTTAAAGGTAGATATTTGATTTTTAAGCTCTTGGAGCAAAAGCTGCAACTTAGAGTGGCAAATAAACGCTAAATCATGGGGAAGGGCAGAGTTTAGGGCAAGGACTTGTTCCCAAGAGGGTTCATTGGGTAGAGCTAGAATTAGAGAGAGCGTGCGGATAACAGCTAAATCTAGAGCTAAATCGGGAGGAAGATTACCAGCAAGATTTGGCTCAATCGCCAGCGCAAGAGATAAATCACGGGCTAATGAAACTTCGCTGCAAAGATCCAATGTCAGATAAAAAGCACGAATTGCTGCAGATTGATAGGGCGCTTCAACTGCAAGAGATTTTTGGTGAACCCAAGTGAGAAACTGCTGCAACTTCTCGTCAACAGCCATCAGCTCATCACTATATCGCTGTATTGATTGCATCAGAGCATCCGCATCTGCCAGCATTTCCACTGTAAGTAGAAAAACTTCGTGCCAGTGAGCTTTGCTCATGTGAACAGTCAACTGCATGAGGTTCTTATTTAATTCCTCTGGTTCAAAGCTAGCGACAATGTTTCTTGCTGTTAAATACTCTTGAAAGGTGAGATGCGAAAAAGAGTAAATTTCCTGTGCTTGCTCTACCAGTATTCCATGTTGTGCGAGCAGAGATCGCAGCACTGCCTCGCTCATCAGCTGCAATTCCTCTAGATCGGCTGGGGTATTTGGTAAGCTACGCAGATAGTCTTTGATATAGCGCAAAATATTGCATTGCGTAAAAAAGTAATGTCCTTGTTCAAAGGTGATGATAGCAATCTGACTTAGCAGTTTGATCTTGTGAAGTAAAGGCAGCTGATAATAGAAACTTCTATCTCGGTTAATCCCTCTAACTTCATCCCAGCGAACCAACAAAACGTCTAATGCTTGTTTGTATATTTTGGAGCGTTTAGCCGAGAAGTCTAACCCAGCTTGAAACATGGAACAGATCAAGTGAAGTAAGAGCGGTGTTTTAGCGAGTTCGCGAATTGGCTGATTTTCTGGTGACAGAAGTTTTTGTATGAACTGAGTTGCTAGGGTAGATCCTTCTTGTCTAAAGCTATTGTTGGCATTGACAAACCACTTCTGAGTGAAGGCTTCAATTTGTGGAAAGCTAAAATCAGCTATTTCAACATCAGTGAATTCCTCAAACCAATACTGCTGGGCAGCAATTCGACATGTGATTATGAAATGATTTTTGTCGTACTTCTCAGAGAACTTGCGAATCTGTTTTTGAACCTCTACTCTGTCTTCCTCTGGAACTTCATCTAACCCATCTAATAAAACTAACGCCTTGCCACTATCAAGCAAAGTTTCAACTTGTTGAACTGAAATATCAATTTTGCCTAACTCATGGCTGATGTAGTCCAATAAATTATAATTTTGAAACTCGCTAGCGTCCTCGGCAAAGTTTTGCAGCCGGATAAAGAAAGGAAATCGATTTGCTAGCAATTCACCGCGATTGCATTTGATTGCAATTTGCCGCAAAAGCATAGATTTACCAGCACCAGGTTTACCCAGAATCATCAGCTTGGAAGAAGTCGCAACTGCTTGCATTGCTGGAATTCGTTTCTGGTATGCTGGGCTGCAACTATAGCGATTTAGTTCTTCAACATGAAGACAATGTAACTGCGATGCATCTAACCATCTTTGGTTGGTTTTGTCCACTACCTCAGCACTGACACAAATATCATTTAGCTCAACTGGTTGAGCAGTATCTAATAAACGTACAACACCACACTGAGTTTGAATCCTGTTGTAACGGCGCGATCGCACTATTTGTAATAAAGTATCAATGTTTGATTGATTATCTTGTTCCTCTGTCACTATCGAGGTATCATCCATTGGTAGAATTGCAATCTCTTGCCAATCTAGATCGAGGCGAAAGCAAATTTCTAGAAAGACCCGCCGCTCAATCGGTTTACCTGTAAAAAACTTCCAGACTGGTTGACGAGTTTCAATGCCTACCTCACAAGCCAAATCTTCTTGCGTCCATCCTGTACGTTTAAAAGCTCTTTTTGCTTTTTCGATACCTATAATAGATGCTTGTAGCGATCGCCGTGCCATATCCTATTGAAAATAGTTTAGTTTAAAAGTTATAAAAAAGCTGACCTGCAACTCAATTGAATTGCAGGTATATAGTCAAATCTAGATGCTTAGTAATAATTGGGTATGCTGCAGGAGAAGAATTAACAACACTCGATGTATCTGCTTCAATATTTATACGTGGTTGAGGTTTACTTTTTGTTATTTAAAATTACAAAAATTTCAGTAATATAATATCTACATTAGTTATTCATGTCTTGTTTCCAAAACATAATTTTTCCTATTGAAAATGTGTCAGTAGTATGTTAAACCTACTTACCTAATAACTCTATCTGGTTTAACTCGATTTAGCTAGCAGAATAAATCAGAACAAAGTTATGCAAAAATCATGTGCAAGTCGGATTAAATTTAATGGTTTTTTTGATACAATATTGGAATATAATGCATGTATTTTCAGCATAATATCAATCAGATATTTGCTTAACTGCTGTCTAGGGAAGCTAGGAAATTCCGTACTTTCTCGCCTACCTGAAGCAGATGGATTCAGGCAGCACAATTGAATGATCTCTAATTTAGTAAAGTTAACTTAAATCTTAATATATAGGGTAAGCATCTTGACTGTCCACACTCCATAGCAATAGTTTGATTGTCTATCCAGAGGCTATATTTAGATTAAAGACTATATAATAAATTGAATAAAGCGAATGTCTGCCTCGCACTGCTCACCTTGCATGAAACATTATTAGGTTAATGTGTTCAATATGTTAATTTATACAGGTCTTCTTTTTAGTGGTATAACTGTTTTATTGCTGCTTCTTTATATTGTAAATTTTATTTTAAAGATAAGTGGCATTGCTGAAGAAGAGCAAGAACGATATTAAAGAGGTATCTTGCTGACAAAAATATACTTTAGATGAATAAAATCGTCTTATTTATCTTACCTTGGGGAGTATATCATTTTTGGTCATATACAAAAGGTTAGCTAAGTTAAATATGCAATCAATGTAGAGTAGACAACCTGATTGCCTACCTTCGATAGAACTGATATAGTATAATTACTGAATTTACCCCATTTTTTCGTGTTTTTCCAACGATTTTAAGTAAAAACACGCTTGAATGCCTATCTCGGCAAAGTTACATTACTGTCGTCACTTAATCGTCTTTGTTAATGCTCAGAACATTAATTTGAGTAAAAGATAATAGGTTGTTAATAGTAAAAATCTGTTAGTTTTATTTGTTTGCAAAAGCTAGCAATATCTCTGTTACCCATCTTTATACTAGGTTGTATTTTGCACCTATCTTTCTTGAGATTATTTCAAAAGAGACGATTTTTGCATGTTTTTTACCAGTATGAATTGCTCAGGGTAGTATCTCAAAAAATCTATCTACTTCAATCAAAAAAGGATTGTTAAACAAAATAAATTGTATGCTGATTTTAAAACCTGCACTTTATATTTTAGCAGCACTAGCTATTAGTAACTTGGGTCAGGTAGTATATGCTAGCGCCATTGACTCCCTAAAATCTCCTCATCTTGGAGTAGAAAAACTTGATTCCCAAGACAATGCTACTTCGATTAAAGTAAACGCCGCGTATTTATTGCAGTCACCAGCAGCACAAGACAACTCGTCAGCTCCTGATACTTACAATATTGCACAAGCAACAACATTTCCAGATATTCAGAATAACTGGGCGCGGAGTTTTATTGAAGCTTTAGCTGCACGAAATGTTATTAGTGGTTTTCCTGATGGTAGTTTTCGCCCTGATGCACTAGTAACTCGTGCTCAGTTTGCAGCAATGATTAGTCAAGCATTTCCGCAGACTGCTCAACGCCAAGCGATCGCCTTCAATGATGTGCCTCCGTCTTACTGGGCAAGTGAAGCAATTCAAGCCGCGTACCAATCAGGATTTCTCGCCGGATATCCAAATAATGTCTTTCTTCCTGAACAAAACATTCCTCGCGCCCAAGCTTTAGTTTCGCTTGCTAGTGGACTTAATTTAAGAGCAAATGATGTTGCCATCCTTGATACCTTTCAGGATGCAGGTGATATTCCTGATTTTGCGCGAAATGCGATCGCTGCTGCAACAGAAAATCGTTTAGTTGTTAACTATCCCAACTTAGCTTCGCTCAGTCCCAATCAAATTGCAACTCGTGCGGATGTCGCAGCGTTTATTTATCAAGCTTTAGTCCGTAGCGGCACAGTACCACCTTTAAGAACAACAGATGTTGCAACTCAGTACATTGTTGGTGAAGAACCCGTTACTACACCACCAACTCCTGCACCCATAGCACCGCAGGAAGTCGCACAGCTACGCGAACAGTTTCGCATCGAACCACCAACATTAGTCGATATTATCAGACCAACCGTACGAGGAGGTGGGTCTACTGTAGGTTCGCCCACTGCGTTTGGTGCTGATTGGGGCGATGCCTTTTTGGGTGCTAGCTTTCAAGCGCGGGCGCGGAATACAAATCGTTCTGATGGTGGTGTTTCCTTTGGTTTTGGTTTAGGTGACGCACAACGTACCGTAGGGCTAGAGGTTGCGGTTTCAGTTGTCGATTTAATCGGTAATACGTTTGAAGATGGTGGTGTCAGTTTCAAGTTGCACCGCGTGTTACCAAATAACTTTGGTGTTGCTGTTGGTGTAGAAAATGCTACGACTTGGGGTTCTACTGATGGTGGTAGCAGTGTCTATGGTGTTGTCAGTAAGATTATTCCCTTGCGTGACGATCCTACTGAACCTTTGAGTCGGCTGACTTTATCTTTAGGTCTTGGTGGTGGTCGTTTCCGTTCTGAAAGTGATGTCCAAGCAGGTAATGAAACAGTGAATGTCTTTGGTAGTATTGGGTTACAAGCTTTGGAGCGAGTCTCACTCATTGCCGACTGGACAGGTCAAGATTTGAACTTGGGGGCTTCGATTGTTCCTTTTAATATCCCATTAGTGGTAGTGCTCAAGATGTAATGATGGAGAAGTAGAACTCTTGCTGATTTTTTTCTCTCATGCCTGCCTGCCCCATTTGTGCATCTTCTCAAACAGTCAAAAATGGTCGAATTCACAACGGTAAACAACGGTTCAAATGTCATGAATGCGGTCGGCAATTCGTAGAACATCCCCAAAAGAAGGTGATAGACCAAAACACACGGGAGTGGATTGACCGATTGCTGTTGGAGCGGATTTCCCTTGCTGGAATTGCTCGTGTAGCGCAGGTGTCTGAGCAATGGCTGCAAAGCTACGTTAATCAGAAATATGCTCAGGTGCCTCGGCAAGTGCAGGTGACACCCAAAAAAGGGGTGCTAACGATTCAGTGTGATGAGTTGTGGTCATTTGTAGACCACAAAGGCAACAAACAATGGGTTTGGTTAGCTCTGGATGCAGACACGCGTGAAATTGTTGGCGTTTACATTGGTACACGAGACGAAACGGCAGCTCGTCAATTGTGGAATTCTTTGCCCCCAGTCTACCGTCAATGTGCAGTTGCTTACACCGATTTTTGGGCAGCCTACGCAGCAGTTTTACCGAATAAGCGGCATCGTGCAGTCGGCAAAGAGACGGGCAAGACCAGTTATGTTGAGCGCTTCAACAACACGCTCAGGCAACGGGTGTCTCGATTGGTGCGAAAAACCTTGTCCTTTTCTAGGTCATTGGAGAATCATATTGGGGCTATTTGGTATTTTGTGCATTACTACAATGCATCATTACTTGTTTAGCACTACCCCATTAGTTATTACTCCAGCGATCGCCGATGTCACAGGTAATGCGGGTGATGGTACTCGATTTATTCTCGGAGTCGGCTATGCAATTTCTTTTTAAGGGAGAGACATGCTTGCTTATCCCATTTTATGTAACAAGATTTAGAGCGATGAAAAACATTCTAAAACAACTATCTATTGGTTTTACATTAGGAACTTCCTTACTAGTTTCCGCAACCTTACCCGCCCAAGCGCAAACCGGAAATGCTTCCGATGTGACAGGTGCAATTATTACAACAGGTGATATTGCTGGTGGTGCCTTCGCCCCTACTTTAATTCGGGATAATGCTGCGCTTCTTGCAGCACTTAGCCAAACTGTCAGCATCATCAGCGCCCAGTTAGCACAAGGAACTTTACCTATTACGCTTCCTGGTGTTACCGTTGCTAGTGTTCCCGTCGCAGTGCAGCAGGCTTTATTAGCTGTACTTATAGGATCTGGAGATGCGGCTGGGATCGAAAGTGCGATCGCTGCTGGTATTACAGATCCATCCCTTGCAAGAGAACTTGCAGCAATTCTCCAAGGATTATTTGCTGATGAAACAATTTCTCCAGCAAACTTACTGGCTGTGATAGAAGCCTACAATGCTTTTATCGATGCTAGTAGTGGTGAAGCTTTGAGTAATCCATCGCCAACACTACTTACAGTGCAATCGGTGTTAACTGCACTGGTGAGTGCAGCTTCTACGGCACAATAAGTAAGCACAGTGGTAACAGGTAGTTGATAATTGGTAATTGGTGGGGTAGGCATCTTGTCTGCCCATTTCAACTACTCACCTTAATCTATTGAAGCTGCTCATAACAAATATGCAAATTAGTTTTTGTATTTTATGTAACGGTTTTCTATAATAGAAACATAAAGTAACACTAACGGAGAAAACCGATATGAAAAATCTCAACAAAGCAAACAATAACAACCAAGGCTGGACAACCGAACGGTTAATCAACTTAAGCCAAAGCTGGGCATATGTTCTTCCTATTAACGTCAACCAACGAGCCAAAGCTGAAGATGACGGATGGACAACAGAACAGTTCATCCGTGTAGGAAACAGGTACATTTGTCTCTAGTATTCAGGATCGGCACGAAACTCGCTAGCGCGTCGTCAGCGAAAAAGGCTTTTCTAAACCGTGGGCTTCCATTAATAGCTGATCGCCCATAACGTCGCAAGGATCGCCATCAGCAATAATTTGACCTTGATTGAGAAGAAGCACGCGATCGCATACTTCTAAAATCAGTTCCAAGTCATGGGAAGAAATCATCATCGTCTGCTGCGACTTTTGGAGAAACTGAATCAAGCGACGGCGAGAACGCATATCTAAGTTAGCAGAAGGCTCATCGTATAGAACTAGTTGAGGACGCATCGCGAGAACTCCAGCAATTGCTACCATACACTTCTCACCACCAGAGAGGTTATGCGGAACTCGCTCAACTAAATTCTGTACGCCAGTAAGTGATACAGCTTCTTGTATCCGTTCTTCTACCTCAATTGCAGATAGTCCCATATTTTCTGGACCAAACGCAATATCATCTCGAACTGAGGGCAAAAATAACTGGTCATTAGGATTTTGAAATACTAAACCAATTTCAGGACGAAACTCTCCCACAACAATTGGTTTATTAAATAGTAGAATTTTTCCTGCGGTGGGCTTCAAGACACCGCACGTCAGCAAAAATAGAGTCGTCTTACCAGAACCGTTAGGTCCAATTAAACCGACTCTTTCGCCTGCGCGGACATTTAAATGGATATTTTGTAAAACATTCAGCCTATCTTGATAAGAAAAAGATAGATTTTGAATTGCGATCGCCACTGTAACTTGTTCGGAGTAAGACACAGGTACTTGCTGCTTCATGATGCTAAGATGATTTCTGCTATGACAAACCCGAATGCAACAAAGCAAGTTACTAAAAGTGCAATCAGATCGCTTGCATGAGTTTTGAATTGTTGACGGCGACGTTGAGGTACGCAACCATAGCCGCGTAAGATCATCGCTTGATAAACTTGCTGTGACTGTTCGTAACTTTGTACTAATAAGCTACCAGCAAGAGATGCTAAAACTGTTAAGTTACGACGACTTAATTTGTTAGCACGAAACCCGCGTAACCGCATAGCTGTCTGCATTCTCGTTAAATCTTCGCCAAATTGTTCAATGTAGCGGTAAGACAACAGCGTCATGTCAGCTAAAACTGATGGTAGCCCCAGCGATCGCATTGCTTTAATACTCGTCAGAAATGGCGCAGTTCCGAATAAAATCAGACCAATGGTTAAAATACACAAAAATCTAGTCACAATTAAGGTTAGTGCTACTAATCCCTCTTGTCGCAGGGCTAAAAAACCTAGCTGCCAAATAATAGTGTTACCAACAGTGAACGGTAGTAAAATGGCGAGCGTTGCCAAAAAGAACCCAGGATAGCGCAACCGCTGCAACAAAAAATATCCTGGTAGGCGCGAGATACTGTAATAGATCAACGTCACTATTACCATTGCTGGTAACAAAATTAACTGCTGGACAAAAGCAAAGGTAAAGATCAAAGCCAAAAGCGCGACAAGCTTGCATCGAGTTTCCCAACAGTGAATTGGGGACTTTAGATAAGCATAGGTATCTAATCCGTGTTTCATTGTCTTAACAATTCCGGCTTAACTCGCATGAGAAATAGAGTTACGGCTGCTGTAAACGCACCTTCGATGAGCATTAGCGGAAGATGCGCAAGCACGAGTCCGTAAATCACATTTCGTTCTATTGCTGCATCAATATTCGCCGGAATATTTGTAATTACCAAAAAGAAAAATATCACTACCGAAAGCCCTAACCCACCAGCACCAGAGAGAAACGCAAATATTCCTGTCCACACGCGGTTATTCTTGCCAAATTTGTGACGCAACTGAAACAAGTGGTAAGCTAAAATCGCCGGAATGCCAAACATTGTGGCATTTACTCCTATTGTTGATAAGCCACCATGCTGAAACATGACTGCTTGAAAAAATAAACCGATGATAATTGCGGGGAAGGCATAGTATCCCAAAATAGTTCCTAACAGTCCATTCAGAATCAAATGAACACTCACTGGCGGTACCGGAATATGAATCCAAGAGGCTACAAAAAAGGCAGCTGTTAGTAACGATGCTTTAGGAATATTTTCTTGAGGATTTTTATCGCGTTTGATTTGACGCAATGAGTACCAAGTTACCCCGCCAGTGGTAGCGTAACCTGCAACAATAATCGAAGCTGGAAGAATACCGTCAGGAATATGCATTACTTTGTA
This genomic interval carries:
- a CDS encoding GumC family protein, translating into MHESISSLTSVFKRNHWPAIATFVSVICGSLAYLVVTPPKYETSVRVMLSDKQLSVSDIGRDLTQLSEIGESNPIATQAELARSERVLVQAVTQVSLKGVKDVPKTETLKEDLQVTTIPATNILQISYKSQNPLLTSSVLNAVAGAIVKENAEAIRSQARSAREFLETELPKKRSQLASAEAAIAQYKQSQGIVSISDSEGNDSAQTQNLVTSLADLDRQELALSTQLQDAKVRNKSLQQTTDADTLENAYAMVRAGQDEELKQLRAKLADLESQVAIARKRFTDNNPTLIKLIEQRDATRALYTQNLSKLSPQNNLTNRPADIASDPVSQDLATKLILSEIESAGLEVKLAQVRDAKAQLQARVNRLPAKEQALSALTRQRQDIAASVDLLQKKLEEARIAEVQLASNISIIDTASPPINPNWPNKPVVLIIAGVAGLFLAVGVVLLLDFLDGTLHNATEVGKLVKLPVIGMLPVLPDSSLNVENSKFLNNSGLVEPYRKLLWTIQFRSNKHLQVVVVSSTQSGEGKSVVASHLAAVAAMSSRRTLIIDTDLHCPTQQKLFNLAARPGLIDAIDGRATLAKAVQQTSINNLWVLGCGKPHAYPSRFSDSARMRTLLAEAAAQYDLVIIDTPPVTSSVDAIALSHNSDGLLLVTRPNFTQKNTLVQAVSDLSDNQVPILGITVNGMNSQTEKYYRYPVKDYQPLEHQNDERRVLKNVDQ
- a CDS encoding glycosyltransferase family 4 protein, which gives rise to MKIAVIGAKGLPAKQGGIEHHCQELYSRIVEQGHSVDLFARSSYTESLHRYDIQGIRVFPLPSIKFKGVDALLCSALAGVASSRMHYDIVHFHALGPALFSWLPKFTSAKVVVTCHGLDWQRAKWSKASSQLLQLGEKTAVSCADRLVVVSEDLRSYFRQTYGRETTYIPNAPAKLAESDPNFLYGTSLGLKQKCYILFLGRLVPEKRPDLLIKAFQAAKLPGWKLVLAGGVSDTNQFVLELVDIAAKSTDIIFPGELHGNRLAEIVRGAGLFVLPSELEGLPLAMLEAMQEGVPVLASDIPPHQQLLAEERGILFQTGNLDSCIDNLKWAIRNFQKLSAMVKDAKSYIQANYNWSYVTTETLRLYSSLCTSSNTFDPEFNVQTD
- a CDS encoding glycosyltransferase; translated protein: MRKPVLTIFYQFNPWHSTIGGVQTVVSNFIKYAPDEFEVRLVGTSNDPAQPNGKWQEAELAGRKLQFMPLFTLQNDNFRSLVPTTLKYTAALIGHCFASDFMHFHRLEPSLATLHWSGDKTLFIHNDIQKQMQSQENANAILWRRFPQAYFQLESLLVKQFNQILSCNSESVKLYQQKYPTIADRVAFIKNTVDSQTFCPLSLEEQQEKRVALTQKLELPANTQFILFAGRLHPQKDPLLLVRAISALTDLNVHLLIAGDGELATDVRLEVERLGLSKRITMLGSVIQAELTKLHQATNVFVLSSAYEGLPLVVLEALACGTPVVTTNCGEISKLLPANCGVICEERTPVAVADALRQVLLHAENYPIEACVRATEPYSASTVVGAVYSDMWHRWKQQNLVSTVQKCSTNFT
- a CDS encoding NACHT domain-containing protein, whose amino-acid sequence is MARRSLQASIIGIEKAKRAFKRTGWTQEDLACEVGIETRQPVWKFFTGKPIERRVFLEICFRLDLDWQEIAILPMDDTSIVTEEQDNQSNIDTLLQIVRSRRYNRIQTQCGVVRLLDTAQPVELNDICVSAEVVDKTNQRWLDASQLHCLHVEELNRYSCSPAYQKRIPAMQAVATSSKLMILGKPGAGKSMLLRQIAIKCNRGELLANRFPFFIRLQNFAEDASEFQNYNLLDYISHELGKIDISVQQVETLLDSGKALVLLDGLDEVPEEDRVEVQKQIRKFSEKYDKNHFIITCRIAAQQYWFEEFTDVEIADFSFPQIEAFTQKWFVNANNSFRQEGSTLATQFIQKLLSPENQPIRELAKTPLLLHLICSMFQAGLDFSAKRSKIYKQALDVLLVRWDEVRGINRDRSFYYQLPLLHKIKLLSQIAIITFEQGHYFFTQCNILRYIKDYLRSLPNTPADLEELQLMSEAVLRSLLAQHGILVEQAQEIYSFSHLTFQEYLTARNIVASFEPEELNKNLMQLTVHMSKAHWHEVFLLTVEMLADADALMQSIQRYSDELMAVDEKLQQFLTWVHQKSLAVEAPYQSAAIRAFYLTLDLCSEVSLARDLSLALAIEPNLAGNLPPDLALDLAVIRTLSLILALPNEPSWEQVLALNSALPHDLAFICHSKLQLLLQELKNQISTFNQDEDALKEWWSTQVNQLKFQIIWYRNVGYQWRFNEQQKELLQQYYAIQHLLLYCLRNSCAVSSAVRQQIEKTLLLPLTKSSNLLESPKSKCLKLGLF